The genomic region GAGAACTAGTAGTAATTACTGCAGGAGTCCCTGTCGGAGTTTCAGGAACCACTAACTTACTAAAAGTTCATACTGTTGGAGATATTATTCTAAAAGGAATGGGAATTGGTAAAGGATCAGTTGTCGGTGATGTTATAGTTGCAAAAGACAAGGAAGAACTTGACCGTAAAAGGGGTCAAGGAGATATTTTAGCAACTTTAACTACAGATAGCGATATGGTTAACAGTTTAGAAGGGATAAAAGCAATTATTGCAGAGGAAGGTGGTTTAACATCTCCTGCGGCAATAGTAGGCTTAAACTTAAAAATACCTGTAATTGTCGGAGTTAACGATGCAACTAAAACTCTACAAGACGGACAACAAATTACAGTAGACTCTGAAAGAGGCTTAGTGTATAAAGGGAATGCAACAGTAAAATAATGATTAAAGTCGGCTGCTAAAATAAGTAGCCGATTTTTTTATTGCCAAATTAGAGGGATAAATATCTTTTTGCGAGAATATACTATGCTAAAAGATGGGAGGAGTTGTAAATGGAAAACAAACTTACTCTAAAGGACGGCATAGAAATAGCTTATGTAAAGAAACAACCTAAAGAAGTAAAGGGGGTTGTTATGATAATACATGGCTTTGCAGAGCACATGGGTAGGTATAGCGAATTTAAGGAATTTCTCCATGAGAAAAACTATGCTGTATACTCAATGGACCATATTGGACATGGGAAATCAGGTCAGTATAAAGGACATGTAGATGATTTTCATGACATGGTGGAGTCGACAGATAAACTAGTTTCTATAGCCAAATCGGAAAATGAAGATCTGCCTATTTTTATGTTTGGGCACAGCATGGGAGGGCTTATAACCTTGGCCTATGGGTTAAAGTATCCTGACAAATTAAACGGTCAAATTTTTTCTGCACCAGCAATTGGTTCTCCCATAGGTAGAGGCTTAGAAATGCTTCTAAAACTGTTGGCAAAAATCTGTCCCAAAAAGTATATCAATAATAACTTAAGTGGAGAGATTTGTAGGGATTCACAGGTAGTACGTGAATATGTAGAGGACCCTCTTGTTCTAAAAGCCGCCACAGTAAAGTTTTATCATGAAGTCTTTATTAAAGGAATTCAATATGTACAGGATAATATTAAAAACTATAGTTGTCCTTGTTTGATTATGCATGGCACCAAAGATAGCATAATTGATTATAAACATTCTTTATCTTTTTATGAAAATAACATGTCCAGTGATAAAACGAAAAAAATATTTCCTGGTCTTTACCATGAACTCCTTAATGAACCAGAGAAAGACGAAGTAAAAAGCGAAATTTTAGATTGGTTAGAAAGTCGAGTATAATCTAAACTCCTAGCTAGGAGTTTGTTTGTTTTACGTCAGTGTTGGTAATAAGGTTTGGACAAAAATATTGCAATAATTTACTTAAAGGAGCGAACAAAATGATAGACTTTTATGATAGAACTCATAAACAACCAATTATTGCTGCTGTTAACAATAGGAATACTCTACAGGATGCTCTAAACTCGCCAACTGAAATCATTTTCCTATTAAATGGCGATATTATGATGCTAGAGGAAACGGTAAAAGTAGTTAGAGAATCAAATAAGGGCTTGTATATCCATATCGACTTAATGGAAGGATTATCTAAAGACTTTATGTCGCTTAAGTTTGTTAAAGAAAAGGTAAAACCTGACGGAATTTTGACTACAAAACCGAATTTAATAAGGCATGCAAAACAACTAAATATGTTTGTGATTCAAAGGCTATTTATTGTAGATTCCATATCATTAGAAACTGGCATAAAGTCTTTACAATCTATGAAACCTGATGCAGTAGAAATCATGCCTGGAATTATGCCTAAAGTAGTTAGTGAAATAAGCAAGGAAAGCAAAACACCTGTCATAGCAGGGGGGCTTATCCACCAAAAGAGTGATATAATTGCATCTTTAAATGCCGGTGCAATAGCTATATCTACTAGTAAAAAAGAAGTTTGGTATAAATAAATACACCCATTATGAGCACATATTTGTGGATGCTGACAACTTGAGTAAACTAATAATAAAGGAAACTAAATGCACTTGGTCGAATACATTTATAGCAAAAGTCTTTATGTATAACAAATGTCATTTAACTAGCAGAACTTGATAAGGAGGGGATTTT from Proteinivorax hydrogeniformans harbors:
- a CDS encoding lysophospholipase, which codes for MENKLTLKDGIEIAYVKKQPKEVKGVVMIIHGFAEHMGRYSEFKEFLHEKNYAVYSMDHIGHGKSGQYKGHVDDFHDMVESTDKLVSIAKSENEDLPIFMFGHSMGGLITLAYGLKYPDKLNGQIFSAPAIGSPIGRGLEMLLKLLAKICPKKYINNNLSGEICRDSQVVREYVEDPLVLKAATVKFYHEVFIKGIQYVQDNIKNYSCPCLIMHGTKDSIIDYKHSLSFYENNMSSDKTKKIFPGLYHELLNEPEKDEVKSEILDWLESRV
- a CDS encoding glycerol-3-phosphate responsive antiterminator, encoding MIDFYDRTHKQPIIAAVNNRNTLQDALNSPTEIIFLLNGDIMMLEETVKVVRESNKGLYIHIDLMEGLSKDFMSLKFVKEKVKPDGILTTKPNLIRHAKQLNMFVIQRLFIVDSISLETGIKSLQSMKPDAVEIMPGIMPKVVSEISKESKTPVIAGGLIHQKSDIIASLNAGAIAISTSKKEVWYK